From the genome of Carassius auratus strain Wakin chromosome 26, ASM336829v1, whole genome shotgun sequence, one region includes:
- the LOC113044122 gene encoding protein jagged-1a-like: MRHYMRAVFRLKFSFTGSEQTDRGGMTLRRSPSFAVLCVHVLLRCLWMRVCEASGHFEMQVLSMQNLNGELQSGACCDGARVAADGSCSADECDTFFRVCLKEYQSRVSSGGPCSYGSGSTPVIGGNTFSVKPLDGASDKSRIVLPFSFAWPRSYTLIVEALDFNNDSSTGSVNGQVIEKAVQSGMINPNRQWQVLKHNGPVAHFQYQIRVTCDEHYFGFGCNKFCRPRDDFFGHYICDHNGNKTCLEGWAGPECNTAICKQGCSTEHGSCKVPGDCRCLYGWQGEYCDQCIPHPGCVHGTCVEPWQCLCDTNWGGQLCDKDLNTCGTRQPCLNGGTCSNTGPDKYHCACPDGYSGQNCERAENACLSEPCLNGGSCVESSQGFECQCAPGWTGPSCNINEDDCSPNPCNHSGACVDLVDGFKCICPVQWTGKTCLIDANECEESPCVNAHSCRNLIGGYFCECLPGWMGQNCDINVNDCHGQCLNGGLCKDLVNGYRCVCAAGFAGEHCERDVDECASRPCLNGGRCQDALNGFQCLCPPGFSGSTCQLDTDLCESGPCQNGAQCFSLASDYYCKCPEDYEGKNCSQLKDHCLITPCQVIDSCTVAVASNSTPGGMRLISSNVCGPHGRCRSHAGGHFSCECQEGFTGTYCHENINDCESSPCRNSGTCIDNINAYQCICADGWEGHNCESNIDDCSMNPCRDRGVCRDLVNDFYCECENGWKGKTCHSRESQCDEATCNNGGTCSDEGDSFKCMCAPGWGGATCNIAKNSSCLPNPCENGATCVVTGDGFTCVCKEGWEGLTCSQNSNDCNPQPCYNSGTCVDGDNWYRCECASGFAGPDCRININECQSSPCAFGSTCVDEINGYRCLCPPGRTGLRCQEVTGRPCVVEGRIAVDGSKWAEDCNTCFCHRGIVSCTKLWCGPKPCSGRGDCPLGQLCVPVRDEQCFVKPCSSQGECWSAHRPAVRAHCHPESDCANITFTFNKDTMPQGVTVEQVCRELRHLYVAKNLSAEFSISMSCELSSAASNEIHVAIHVTEDGIHGRVPVKDITDSIIDLVSKHSANSSIIGSVAEVRVQRRQTHKPNVDYLVPLLVSIVTAIWVLALASVFLWCVRHRRKQSSSPTAINPSAPYSTGSIEDNTVNNAREQLNQIKNHIEKNASNGSLPGKELHCDDKNSVNAKIRTHFSESTRLVQDDSSKPLQKVRFPRQPAYMLVDRDDRLSSNGTDVKNPHWTNKRDNRDLESQHRAPDAQPRDLDAQHSAHKKEYIV, encoded by the exons ATGAGGCACTATATGAGAGCCGTGTTTCGGCTGAAGTTTAGTTTCACAGGCAGCGAGCAGACAGACAGAGGAGGCATGACTCTGAGACGGAGTCCAAGTTTTGCGGTGCTGTGCGTTCATGTGCTTTTGCGGTGTCTGTGGATGAGG GTATGTGAGGCATCGGGGCACTTTGAGATGCAGGTTTTGTCCATGCAGAACTTGAACGGGGAGCTGCAGAGCGGCGCGTGCTGTGACGGCGCGCGCGTCGCGGCGGACGGCTCATGTTCGGCGGATGAGTGCGATACGTTTTTCCGCGTCTGCTTGAAGGAGTATCAGTCGCGGGTGTCTTCGGGAGGCCCGTGCAGCTACGGAAGCGGATCTACTCCCGTTATCGGTGGGAATACTTTTTCTGTCAAGCCCCTCGACGGCGCGAGCGACAAATCCAGGATCGTATTGCCCTTCAGCTTCGCCTGGCCG agGTCATACACGTTGATTGTGGAGGCCTTGGACTTCAATAATGACTCAAGCACTGGCA GTGTTAATGGTCAAGTCATAGAGAAAGCGGTCCAGTCGGGCATGATCAACCCAAACCGTCAGTGGCAGGTCTTGAAACACAACGGCCCCGTGGCTCACTTCCAGTACCAGATTCGGGTGACCTGCGACGAGCACTACTTCGGCTTCGGCTGCAATAAGTTCTGTCGGCCCAGAGATGACTTCTTCGGCCACTATATCTGCGATCACAATGGCAATAAGACCTGCTTGGAGGGATGGGCTGGCCCAGAATGCAACACTG CCATCTGTAAGCAGGGCTGCAGCACTGAACATGGCTCCTGTAAAGTGCCTGGAGACTGCAG GTGTCTGTACGGCTGGCAGGGCGAGTACTGTGACCAGTGTATCCCTCATCCCGGCTGTGTGCACGGCACGTGCGTCGAACCCTGGCAGTGTCTGTGTGACACCAACTGGGGAGGGCAGCTCTGTGACAAAG ACTTGAACACCTGTGGCACGCGGCAGCCCTGTCTGAATGGTGGCACCTGCAGTAACACAGGACCTGACAAATACCACTGCGCCTGTCCTGATGGCTACTCGGGACAGAACTGTGAGAGAG CGGAGAACGCCTGTCTGTCTGAGCCGTGTCTGAACGGAGGCAGTTGTGTGGAGTCCAGTCAGGGCTTTGAGTGTCAGTGTGCGCCGGGCTGGACCGGACCGTCCTGCAACATCA atgAAGATGACTGCAGTCCGAACCCGTGCAATCACAGCGGCGCGTGTGTGGACCTGGTGGACGGTTTTAAATGCATCTGCCCCGTGCAGTGGACTGGAAAGACCTGTctcattg ATGCTAATGAGTGCGAGGAAAGCCCGTGCGTCAATGCCCACTCCTGCCGGAATCTGATTGGCGGATACTTTTGCGAGTGCCTCCCTGGTTGGATGGGCCAGAATTGCGACATCA ATGTCAACGACTGCCACGGACAGTGTCTTAACGGAGGACTGTGTAAG gatctTGTGAATGGATATCGATGTGTGTGCGCAGCAGGCTTTGCAGGGGAACACTGTGAGCGAGACGTGGACGAGTGCGCTAGTCGACCCTGTCTGAACGGAGGACGCTGTCAGGATGCACTCAACGGCTTCCAGTGTCTGTGTCCACCTGGTTTCTCAGGGTCCACGTGTCAG CTGGACACAGACCTCTGTGAGAGCGGCCCGTGTCAGAACGGAGCTCAGTGTTTTAGCCTGGCCTCAGATTACTACTGTAAGTGTCCCGAAGATTACGAAGGCAAAAACTGCTCCCAACTTAAAGACCACTGCCTCATCACACCATGCCAAG TGATTGACAGCTGCACGGTTGCGGTGGCGTCTAACAGCACTCCGGGCGGCATGCGGCTCATCTCCTCTAACGTCTGTGGTCCTCACGGCCGCTGTCGAAGTCATGCCGGAGGACACTTCAGCTGCGAGTGTCAGGAGGGATTCACCGGCACCTACTGCCATGAGA ACATCAACGACTGTGAAAGTAGTCCCTGCCGTAACAGCGGTACATGCATCGATAACATCAACGCGTACCAGTGTATCTGTGCTGATGGCTGGGAGGGACACAACTGTGAGAGCA ACATTGACGACTGCAGCATGAACCCCTGTCGGGATCGAGGAGTGTGCCGTGATCTGGTCAATGACTTTTACTGCGAGTGTGAAAACGGCTGGAAGGGAAAGACCTGTCACTCAC GAGAGAGCCAATGTGACGAGGCCACATGTAACAACGGGGGCACGTGCTCTGACGAAGGAGACTCATTTAAGTGCATGTGTGCTCCTGGATGGGGAGGAGCTACCTGTAACATCG CAAAGAACAGCAGCTGCCTGCCGAACCCCTGCGAGAACGGAGCCACGTGTGTGGTGACAGGTGACGGCTTCACCTGCGTCTGCAAAGAAGGCTGGGAGGGGCTCACCTGCAGCCAGA ATTCCAATGATTGCAACCCACAACCATG CTACAACAGCGGGACGTGTGTGGACGGTGATAACTGGTACCGCTGTGAGTGTGCCAGTGGATTCGCAGGGCCGGACTGTCGCATCA ACATCAATGAGTGCCAGTCGTCCCCGTGTGCGTTCGGCTCCACGTGTGTCGATGAAATTAACGGCTACCGCTGCCTGTGCCCCCCCGGCAGAACCGGGCTCAGGTGTCAGGAAG TCACCGGACGTCCATGTGTGGTCGAAGGTCGGATTGCTGTCGATGGATCAAAGTGGGCTGAAGACTGTAACACCTGTTTCTGTCACAGGGGGATTGTCAGCTGTACAAAG CTGTGGTGCGGCCCTAAACCTTGCTCGGGACGAGGCGACTGTCCTCTGGGTCAGCTGTGTGTGCCGGTGCGAGACGAGCAGTGTTTCGTGAAGCCCTGCTCCTCACAGGGCGAGTGCTGGTCTGCTCACCGGCCGGCCGTGAGGGCCCACTGTCACCCCGAGAGCGACTGCGCCAACATCACCTTCACCTTCAACAAGGACACCATGCCACAG GGAGTGACGGTGGAGCAGGTGTGTCGTGAGCTCAGGCATCTGTATGTGGCTAAAAACCTTTCAGCTGAGTTTTCCATCTCTATGAGCTGTGAGCTCTCGTCTGCCGCCAGTAATGAGATCCATGTGGCCATC CATGTGACTGAGGATGGCATTCACGGCCGGGTTCCTGTGAAAGACATCACGGACAGCATCATTGATCTGGTGAGCAAACACAGCGCGAACAGCTCCATCATCGGCTCCGTCGCTGAGGTCCGTGTTCAGCGCAGACAAACGCACAAGCCCAACG TAGATTACTTGGTGCCACTGCTGGTGTCTATAGTGACGGCGATCTGGGTTTTGGCGCTGGCATCGGTGTTCCTGTGGTGCGTGCGGCATCGACGCAAACAAAGCTCCAGCCCCACCGCCATCAACCCCTCCGCCCCCTACTCCACGGGAAGCATAGAGGACAACACGGTGAACAACGCCCGCGAGCAGCTCAACCAGATCAAGAACCACATCGAGAAGAACGCGTCCAACGGCAGCCTGCCGGGAAAAGAGCTGCACTGCGACGACAAGAACAGCGTCAACGCCAAAATCAGGACGCATTTCTCCGAATCCACCAGACTGGTGCAGGACGACTCCAGCAAGCCTCTGCAGAAGGTGCGCTTTCCACGTCAGCCGGCCTACATGCTGGTGGACAGGGACGACAGGCTGAGCTCCAATGGCACGGATGTCAAAAATCCTCACTGGACTAATAAACGAGACAACAGAGACCTGGAGTCACAGCACAGAGCTCCGGATGCACAGCCAAGAGATCTGGATGCACAACACAGCGCGCACAAAAAGGAGTATATTGTATAG